The Polynucleobacter sp. HIN7 genomic interval ACCGATGCTTTTTAACGTAGAGTGTTTCTTTAGGCATTCGCATGCATAGTCCGAGCAACTTGGCACGAAACGGCACTGCCCACCCACAAAAGGTGAAAATGTCAATTGATATGCCCTTACTAAATAGCCCAGCAATCGGTTCATGAAACCAAACCTTGTAGTTGGCTCTTAAGCGCTTGGTATTCTCCGTTACGAAGTCTTCCGCGCGTTGATCCGCCTACGGGTTTTTTTAATCGAATGACAAGCTCTACGAAATTACCATGGGTCTTGTTGCGAGTCA includes:
- the yidD gene encoding membrane protein insertion efficiency factor YidD, yielding MNRLLGYLVRAYQLTFSPFVGGQCRFVPSCSDYACECLKKHSTLKSIGKISWRILRCNPWSAGGYDPVDHEQKKQNLIETNQ